A part of Drosophila ananassae strain 14024-0371.13 chromosome 2R, ASM1763931v2, whole genome shotgun sequence genomic DNA contains:
- the LOC6493820 gene encoding uncharacterized protein LOC6493820, with protein sequence MAFGRQTVLCLMILACWPIGNRAEEFSQCANAEPDTFVMTIDDCAAYIYCNGEDSFRDSCPEDTYFDDKTQECVFDDAGVCLKGLETEEAEEVVEPEAEEVVVPSSTPDPTLSPTIPEVDTTAAAPLPSRPAGTRPHCDSNRDSVHPHPQRCEYFYRCVGGYLTIVRCPYDYGWDSPTEQCRPKAQANCFSL encoded by the coding sequence ATGGCGTTTGGACGACAAACTGTGCTCTGCCTGATGATCCTGGCCTGCTGGCCAATCGGCAACCGAGCGGAGGAGTTCTCGCAGTGTGCGAATGCGGAACCTGACACCTTCGTGATGACCATTGACGACTGCGCCGCCTACATCTACTGCAACGGAGAGGACTCCTTCCGCGACAGTTGCCCGGAGGATACGTATTTTGACGACAAGACCCAGGAGTGCGTCTTTGACGACGCTGGAGTGTGTCTCAAGGGCTTGGAGACCGAAGAGGCGGAGGAGGTAGTTGAGCCAGAAGCAGAGGAGGTAGTCGTGCCTTCCTCTACTCCCGATCCCACGCTATCCCCAACAATCCCAGAAGTTGACACAACGGCTGCTGCTCCTCTCCCTTCCCGTCCAGCCGGAACTCGTCCCCACTGCGATTCCAACAGGGATTCCGTCCACCCCCATCCCCAGCGCTGCGAGTACTTCTACCGGTGCGTGGGCGGCTACCTGACCATAGTGCGGTGTCCCTACGACTACGGCTGGGACTCCCCCACGGAGCAGTGCCGGCCAAAGGCACAAGCCAATTGCTTTAGTTTGTAG
- the LOC6493819 gene encoding protein kinase 4, which produces MHFWIDKRSQQCGFGRSRVAASLSHAGGGLSYAHPPRRSKTTSCSSQPAVHRALPQTPYDLHQPGTSRQSQYGNNNLLHSQQQNLLQQHSSTSTSNNNNASMGSSHLTTTGTATASNNNNASGTASSAAVLTGSGTIIPLVTRGSHHHTHSTRHQPRSQQQLVQQHSLQQLQQQHQPYQHYSYHHPQFGNMAVPVRQHQQPLPPQQPHSGNVYADDAYSTYHHAPSHQQHNSNYISSASSNTRQSNAAYATPRRHNSNSNMRHPATVAVSPTPASAPIGSSGSTAIAQNVPQTTHSNQLQQQHHALLQHADSQLLPSHLKCGMCASLVLASVFVAGTKFYFDHQGTGLEVVIFCAFSATFFLAACLVSLCRIPKGLLSSSGRAEGRAAVCHSRGIPGARRGSGEDGTPAAGCLLEMSDVRYLEERQGVSGDPAVAAAGPPPYHIAILLPEQTSGALGKQLPLDESPPPSYDKILV; this is translated from the exons ATGCATTTCTGGATTGACAAGCGCTCGCAGCAGTGCGGGTTCGGGCGCTCCCGAGTGGCGGCCTCCCTTTCGCACGCCGGAGGAGGTCTCAGCTACGCCCACCCGCCAAGGCGAAGCAAGACCACCAGTTGCAGCAGCCAGCCCGCAGTGCACCGCGCCCTGCCCCAGACTCCCTACGATCTCCACCAGCCGGGCACAAGCCGCCAGTCCCAGTATGGCAACAATAACTTACTCCACAGCCAGCAGCAGAACCTGTTGCAACAACAttccagcaccagcaccagcaacaacaacaatgccaGCATGGGCAGCAGCCATTTGACGACCACCGGAACAGCCACTgccagtaacaacaacaacgccaGCGGAACCGCATCCTCTGCCGCTGTCCTCACAGGCAGCGGAACCATCATTCCCCTCGTGACACGTGGCTCGCACCACCACACGCACAGCACGCGACACCAGCCAAGGAGCCAGCAACAATTGGTGCAGCAACATTCGCTCcaacagctgcagcagcaacaccagcccTACCAACACTACAGCTACCACCACCCACAGTTTGGCAACATGGCGGTGCCTGTGAGGCAGCATCAGCAGCCGTTGCCACCGCAGCAGCCACATTCCGGCAACGTTTATGC GGACGATGCCTACAGCACCTACCATCACGCCCCCTCTCACCAGCAGCACAATAGCAACTACATCAGCAGCGCCAGCAGCAACACTCGACAATCAAATGCCGCGTATGCCACGCCCCGTCGCCACAACTCTAACAGCAATATGCGACATCCTGCCACCGTGGCAGTATCGCCGACTCCAGCATCTGCACCGATCGGGTCGAGCGGATCGACggcaattgcccaaaacgTGCCGCAGACGACGCACAGCAATcagttgcagcagcagcaccacgcCTTGCTCCAGCACGCGGACTCCCAGCTACTGCCCAGCCACCTGAAGTGCGGCATGTGCGCCTCTCTGGTCCTGGCCTCGGTTTTCGTGGCGGGAACCAAGTTCTACTTCGACCACCAAGGCACCGGCCTGGAGGTGGTAATCTTCTGCGCCTTCTCGGCCACCTTCTTCCTGGCCGCCTGCCTGGTCAGTCTTTGCCGCATCCCCAAAGGCTTGCTCTCCAGCTCGGGCCGCGCTGAGGGTCGAGCGGCAGTGTGCCACAGCCGCGGCATCCCGGGGGCGAGACGTGGGTCAGGTGAGGATGGGACCCCAGCGGCCGGCTGCTTGTTGGAGATGAGCGACGTGCGGTATCTGGAGGAGCGGCAGGGGGTCTCTGGGGACCCTGCGGTGGCCGCGGCTGGTCCGCCTCCCTACCATATAGCCATCTTGCTGCCGGAGCAGACGTCAGGGGCGTTGGGGAAACAGCTGCCGCTGGACGAGTCGCCTCCCCCGTCCTACGACAAGATTCTCGTCTAG